One genomic window of Eggerthella timonensis includes the following:
- a CDS encoding molybdopterin-containing oxidoreductase family protein, with product MGKLNLTRRAFTKLTAVTGAALACAATVAPNAALAEDAGAAARGDDVKRVRTCCRGCGKMECGVWVTVQNGRAIKVEGDQSSFQSSGNCCGKSQSSIQAAYHPDRIYHPMKRTNPKGEDPGWQRITWDEAMETIGTKFNELMDRYGGQCIFNMAGTSRQWVYGPYAFYKWLFNTPNAHVASEICKGPRRLMGWITSVDGAPWMALRDGPRVYVQWGTAPENSNYDDSCRNLVDKMTEADVHICIDPRLSGSGKEADYWLNLRPGSDGALALCWQHLVIKNDLVDWEFVKRWTNSSFLVVEDREPTGGRYIDLSTPLNTAGIPADIVGTKLKTRLLKESDVVEGGSPRKFYAWNSSANDGAGGLVMWDVDTTQWEGCNHVAPTRDQMEVVYQGTSQEGYLPPLSYHELEEAGIDLDLHETHEVELLDGMKHTAKPVWAYLEESVKDCTPAWCSEITGLDPALIEEACLVWATRPEGQDYGNGGIHLNLAPDQIGNCTQTVRAVLHLIYMTGNFDTPAGNRGLTRSPIDEQATAAPGSNMPQEVKAQLIALGEIPVEGVTPDPLNVPDRYDTLSNMVGADEFPITAYYNEWADATRIWDACLTGEPYPVRGGINESGSFMNMSNANLAWEALQSLDFWVDINMFHHPGTEMADILLPCQHWLEINNIRVSQGASGGIGATIRAVEPPSDTKFDYDINRLLFDAVGGPNGTWTNIAGDAPGGYHVDERLEDWFQNNSKTNPKVKWQHWDDFVEDFQENGWINAKEIEPDRWGTYRRFETGWMRIAKDACTGAPFSGKVGDDGVPVNNFGCPTPTGLVEFWPLVFETYCVDKANEFNPGKFDLVHEMMPHYDEPKSGPKGDVDTNEYPIILTTGRRIPVYFHSEHRQLPWCRELWPAPRLEVNPEDAAELGLEQGDWAWIETEWGKVRQCVDLYYGIAKGWANAEHAWWFPELPAPTHGFELSNIECIWDPYGQDPFIGSSHMRGVPVKIYKATPENCPDGKVIPCAPEDGTEIIYDASDPRLKEWLPNYTIREEA from the coding sequence ATGGGAAAGCTCAATCTGACGCGCCGTGCGTTCACGAAGCTCACGGCCGTGACGGGTGCGGCGTTGGCCTGCGCGGCGACGGTCGCCCCGAACGCGGCGCTGGCCGAAGACGCCGGAGCGGCTGCGCGCGGCGACGACGTGAAGCGCGTGCGCACCTGCTGTCGCGGCTGCGGGAAGATGGAGTGCGGCGTGTGGGTGACCGTGCAAAACGGCCGCGCCATCAAGGTGGAGGGCGACCAATCGTCGTTCCAGTCGAGCGGAAACTGCTGCGGCAAGTCGCAGTCGTCCATCCAGGCGGCGTACCACCCCGACCGCATCTACCATCCCATGAAGCGCACGAATCCCAAGGGCGAGGATCCCGGTTGGCAGCGCATCACGTGGGACGAGGCGATGGAAACCATCGGCACCAAGTTCAACGAGTTGATGGATCGCTATGGCGGACAGTGCATCTTCAACATGGCGGGAACGTCGCGCCAGTGGGTGTACGGGCCTTACGCGTTCTACAAATGGCTGTTCAACACGCCGAACGCGCATGTGGCGTCGGAGATCTGCAAGGGGCCGCGCCGCTTGATGGGCTGGATCACCTCGGTCGACGGAGCGCCGTGGATGGCGCTGCGCGACGGACCGCGCGTGTACGTGCAATGGGGGACCGCGCCCGAGAACTCCAACTACGACGACAGCTGCCGCAACCTCGTGGACAAGATGACCGAGGCCGATGTGCATATCTGCATCGATCCGCGCCTGTCCGGCTCGGGCAAGGAGGCCGATTACTGGCTGAACCTGCGCCCCGGCTCCGACGGCGCGCTCGCGCTGTGCTGGCAGCACCTCGTCATCAAGAACGACCTGGTGGACTGGGAATTCGTGAAACGCTGGACGAACTCGTCGTTCCTCGTGGTGGAGGATCGGGAGCCTACGGGCGGCCGCTACATCGACCTGTCCACGCCGCTCAACACCGCCGGCATCCCCGCCGACATCGTGGGCACGAAGCTCAAGACGCGCCTGCTGAAGGAAAGCGACGTGGTGGAAGGCGGCAGCCCGCGCAAGTTCTACGCGTGGAACTCGTCTGCCAACGACGGAGCGGGCGGCTTGGTGATGTGGGACGTCGACACCACGCAATGGGAGGGCTGCAACCACGTGGCCCCCACGCGCGACCAGATGGAGGTCGTGTACCAGGGCACGTCGCAGGAAGGGTATCTGCCGCCACTGTCCTATCACGAGCTGGAGGAAGCCGGCATCGATCTCGACCTGCATGAAACGCATGAGGTGGAGCTGCTCGATGGAATGAAGCACACGGCGAAGCCGGTGTGGGCGTACCTCGAAGAGTCGGTGAAGGACTGCACGCCCGCGTGGTGCTCCGAGATCACGGGACTCGACCCTGCGCTCATCGAGGAGGCGTGCCTCGTGTGGGCCACGCGCCCCGAGGGCCAGGATTACGGCAACGGCGGCATCCATCTGAACCTCGCGCCCGACCAGATCGGCAACTGCACGCAAACGGTGCGCGCGGTGCTGCACCTCATCTACATGACCGGCAACTTCGACACGCCCGCCGGCAACCGCGGCCTCACGCGCTCGCCCATCGACGAGCAGGCCACGGCCGCGCCCGGCTCGAACATGCCGCAGGAAGTGAAAGCCCAGCTGATCGCCTTGGGCGAGATCCCCGTGGAAGGCGTCACGCCCGATCCCCTCAACGTGCCCGACCGCTACGACACGCTGTCGAACATGGTGGGCGCCGACGAGTTCCCCATCACGGCGTACTACAACGAGTGGGCCGACGCGACGCGCATCTGGGACGCCTGCCTCACCGGCGAGCCGTACCCCGTGCGCGGCGGCATCAACGAATCTGGCTCGTTCATGAACATGTCGAACGCGAACCTGGCCTGGGAGGCGTTGCAGTCGCTCGATTTCTGGGTGGACATCAACATGTTCCACCATCCCGGCACCGAGATGGCCGACATCCTGCTGCCGTGCCAGCATTGGCTGGAGATCAACAACATCCGCGTGTCCCAGGGCGCGTCCGGCGGCATCGGCGCCACCATCCGCGCGGTCGAGCCGCCCAGCGACACGAAGTTCGACTACGACATCAACCGCCTGCTGTTCGACGCCGTGGGCGGCCCGAACGGAACCTGGACCAACATCGCGGGCGACGCGCCCGGCGGCTACCACGTGGACGAGCGTTTGGAGGACTGGTTCCAGAACAACTCGAAGACCAATCCCAAGGTGAAATGGCAGCATTGGGACGACTTCGTGGAGGACTTCCAGGAGAACGGCTGGATCAACGCCAAGGAGATCGAGCCCGACCGCTGGGGCACGTACCGCCGCTTCGAGACCGGCTGGATGCGCATCGCAAAAGACGCGTGTACGGGCGCTCCGTTCAGCGGGAAGGTGGGCGACGACGGCGTGCCGGTGAACAACTTCGGCTGCCCCACGCCGACGGGCCTCGTGGAGTTTTGGCCGCTCGTGTTCGAGACGTACTGCGTGGACAAGGCGAACGAGTTCAACCCCGGCAAGTTCGATCTGGTGCACGAGATGATGCCGCACTACGACGAGCCGAAATCGGGTCCCAAGGGAGACGTGGACACGAACGAGTATCCCATCATCCTCACCACCGGCCGCCGCATCCCCGTGTACTTCCACTCCGAGCACCGGCAGTTGCCGTGGTGCCGTGAGCTGTGGCCGGCACCGCGTTTGGAGGTGAACCCTGAAGACGCTGCCGAGCTGGGGCTCGAGCAGGGCGATTGGGCCTGGATCGAGACGGAGTGGGGCAAGGTGCGCCAGTGCGTCGACTTGTACTACGGCATCGCGAAGGGGTGGGCGAACGCCGAGCACGCCTGGTGGTTCCCCGAGCTGCCCGCGCCGACGCACGGGTTCGAGCTGTCGAACATCGAGTGCATCTGGGATCCTTACGGCCAGGATCCGTTCATCGGGTCGTCCCACATGCGCGGCGTGCCCGTGAAGATCTACAAGGCCACGCCCGAGAACTGCCCCGACGGCAAGGTCATCCCCTGCGCGCCCGAGGACGGCACCGAGATCATCTACGATGCCTCCGACCCGCGCCTGAAGGAATGGCTGCCGAACTACACCATCCGAGAGGAGGCGTAA
- a CDS encoding DmsC/YnfH family molybdoenzyme membrane anchor subunit, whose protein sequence is MELQWPLILFTTLVAWSAGLFGTQALMAAFGVGKRAQAPAWVVSAVLLAAGGIAVFFHLEHWERIFNGFGHLTSGITQELIAIVVLAVAAVAYLVLMRKSDDGASVPRWLAWVAVALSVVLVAVMAHSYTMAARPAWDSILWILYVLGNACVLGPATFLLLSTLAAGEPGDRPAERAADVGAPAGLAALVGAAANAVTALAFAIFLQLSAGSFADVGLYFDPTHPTKAMADAAATVASQAPLLWLGAVAVGAIVPLAAAFLGRRTSNWRLWAPIAIAAALIGAVCMRVVFYNLGLSVFMFY, encoded by the coding sequence ATGGAACTCCAGTGGCCTTTGATTTTGTTCACCACCCTGGTTGCCTGGTCGGCGGGGCTGTTCGGGACGCAGGCCTTGATGGCGGCGTTCGGCGTCGGGAAGCGGGCGCAGGCGCCGGCGTGGGTTGTGTCGGCCGTGCTGCTCGCGGCCGGCGGGATCGCGGTGTTCTTCCATCTGGAGCACTGGGAGCGGATCTTCAACGGGTTCGGGCATTTGACCTCCGGGATCACCCAGGAATTGATCGCGATCGTGGTGCTGGCCGTGGCCGCCGTGGCCTACCTCGTGCTCATGCGCAAGTCCGACGACGGCGCGAGCGTGCCGAGGTGGCTGGCGTGGGTCGCCGTGGCGCTGTCGGTGGTGCTCGTGGCCGTCATGGCGCACTCGTACACGATGGCCGCCCGCCCCGCGTGGGACTCGATCCTCTGGATACTCTACGTCCTCGGCAACGCCTGCGTGCTCGGCCCCGCGACGTTCCTCCTCCTCTCCACCTTGGCTGCAGGGGAACCCGGGGACCGACCCGCCGAGCGCGCAGCCGACGTCGGGGCCCCAGCGGGTCTCGCCGCCCTCGTCGGCGCAGCCGCCAACGCCGTAACGGCCCTCGCCTTCGCGATCTTCCTCCAGCTCTCCGCCGGCTCCTTCGCCGACGTCGGCCTCTACTTCGACCCGACGCACCCGACGAAGGCCATGGCCGACGCCGCCGCGACGGTCGCCTCCCAGGCCCCGCTGCTGTGGCTCGGCGCCGTGGCGGTCGGCGCGATCGTCCCCCTGGCCGCCGCCTTCCTAGGCAGGCGCACGAGCAACTGGAGGCTCTGGGCCCCGATCGCGATAGCCGCCGCCTTGATCGGAGCCGTCTGCATGCGCGTCGTCTTCTACAACCTGGGGCTTTCGGTCTTCATGTTCTACTAG
- a CDS encoding molybdopterin-containing oxidoreductase family protein, whose protein sequence is MAQLTLTRRSFMKTMAVTGAAASLAAVAEPMQALAEGVDADAGEVKRVRSCCRACGKVECGVWVTVRDGKVIKVEGDESAPQSRGHCCSKSQSSMQALYHPDRLRFPVKRTNPKGEDDPGWVRITLDEAFEICGEKLKEVKEKYGGESIFVMCGTSRVWSLGPYQGMKQLFGTPNAHLAYQVCKGPRHFGGIMTDEMGSPWMEVEAEPSVYVQWGTACEYSNYDSTNRTVTDVAHRASKHIVVDPRVTPLGKEADIWLPLRPGTDGALALSWLNWVIENEAYDDTMVRRWSNASFLYVDDKPNLTEGWLVEGNGGINMKTKLLTEADLKEDGKYQRFIVWDEANERLTYWDAELGMWEGEEHRVPTTGTWIEHPYKPLVADAWLPDQSTFADPATEPDRFPDGSDACNPKGLPKRPALLPGEVEVTLKDGSVHQARTVWDAFHRMTSEYTMEKAEEVTGVPAGKNEEAVRAWTTRVNPLHGNGGIHFQLATDQNGNSIQNVRALQILSCITGNSDEPAGNRGSSKAQFDGNPGRSNMQLGAPYGDEAKTWDGRDVDLEGLAAKMQDFVQYLIDNDSPLAERYGNKVPSHEEALVIAKRMGGAFRTSQAWPNPKTVFERQANEVDAERFPLNRYWARWADANAIWDGCLDNDVPYQLHAGVCQSGDFMNMGNIDVAWEAMTKLDFFTDINLWFCPNNGNADVIFPCYHWLEVDTTRVSQGAGGFFGCGCAAVEAPGECIYDPDWNVGMYKAMGVPWNTKDESAEPSEILNFGEKTDYRWPNRSRVLKDNVDAWKTAEFPDGPTWEQAKEHFQKNGWMDCRTWHPERWGTYRRHEMGWRRQQGGFNLYPLVDDHPGFMTPSGLIEIWSLVCEAYLGDEDKFPVYREPTNSPVTTPEYFDAAKAADIDESKIRNADYPASLQEHADATFLMTTGARQPVYFHSEHRQLPWCRELWPAPRLEMNPNDAARLGLEQGDWVWIESPWGKVREVLDLYYGISKGVVNANHAWWFPEMDSASHGYELVNINCVMDPYGQDVVCGAATMRSVPVLVYKATEENSPFGNPVPCDPQGNPCICDAGDPRLKEWMGTGLRSRVEGEEAWMGEGA, encoded by the coding sequence ATGGCTCAGCTCACGCTCACGCGCCGCAGCTTCATGAAGACGATGGCGGTCACCGGTGCCGCTGCATCGCTCGCAGCGGTCGCCGAGCCGATGCAGGCGCTCGCCGAGGGCGTCGATGCCGATGCGGGGGAGGTCAAACGCGTTCGCTCGTGCTGCCGTGCCTGCGGCAAAGTGGAGTGCGGCGTTTGGGTGACCGTACGCGACGGCAAGGTAATCAAAGTAGAAGGCGACGAGTCCGCGCCGCAAAGCCGCGGGCACTGCTGCTCGAAGTCGCAGTCGTCGATGCAGGCGCTGTACCATCCCGACCGCCTTCGCTTCCCGGTGAAGCGCACGAACCCCAAGGGCGAGGACGATCCCGGGTGGGTGCGCATCACGCTGGACGAGGCGTTCGAGATATGCGGCGAGAAGCTCAAGGAGGTGAAGGAGAAGTACGGCGGAGAGTCCATCTTCGTGATGTGCGGTACGTCGCGCGTGTGGTCGCTAGGGCCCTATCAGGGCATGAAGCAGCTGTTCGGCACGCCGAACGCGCACTTGGCCTACCAGGTGTGCAAAGGCCCGCGCCACTTCGGCGGCATCATGACCGACGAGATGGGGTCGCCGTGGATGGAGGTGGAGGCCGAGCCCAGCGTGTACGTGCAGTGGGGCACGGCGTGCGAGTACTCCAACTACGACTCCACGAACCGCACCGTCACCGACGTCGCGCACCGCGCGTCGAAGCACATCGTGGTGGACCCGCGCGTCACGCCGCTGGGCAAGGAGGCCGACATCTGGCTGCCGCTGCGCCCCGGTACCGACGGCGCGCTGGCGCTGTCGTGGCTCAACTGGGTCATCGAGAACGAGGCCTACGACGACACCATGGTGCGCCGTTGGTCGAACGCGTCGTTCCTCTACGTCGACGACAAGCCGAACCTCACCGAAGGCTGGCTGGTCGAGGGCAACGGCGGCATCAACATGAAGACGAAGCTGCTGACCGAGGCCGACCTCAAGGAGGACGGCAAGTACCAGCGTTTCATCGTGTGGGACGAGGCGAACGAGCGCCTGACGTACTGGGATGCCGAGCTCGGCATGTGGGAGGGCGAGGAGCACCGCGTCCCCACCACGGGCACGTGGATCGAGCATCCGTACAAGCCGCTCGTGGCCGACGCGTGGCTGCCCGACCAGTCGACGTTCGCCGACCCGGCCACCGAGCCCGACCGCTTTCCCGACGGCTCGGACGCCTGCAACCCCAAGGGTTTGCCGAAGCGCCCGGCGCTGCTGCCCGGCGAGGTGGAGGTTACGCTCAAGGACGGCTCCGTGCACCAGGCGCGCACCGTGTGGGATGCGTTCCATCGGATGACGAGCGAATATACGATGGAGAAGGCCGAAGAGGTCACCGGTGTTCCGGCTGGGAAGAACGAGGAAGCCGTGCGGGCTTGGACGACGCGCGTCAACCCGCTCCACGGCAACGGCGGCATCCACTTCCAGCTGGCCACCGATCAGAACGGCAACTCCATTCAGAATGTGCGCGCGTTGCAGATCCTTTCGTGCATCACCGGCAACTCCGACGAGCCGGCCGGCAACCGCGGTTCGTCGAAGGCTCAGTTCGACGGCAACCCCGGGCGTTCCAACATGCAGCTCGGCGCGCCGTACGGCGACGAGGCCAAGACATGGGACGGCCGCGATGTTGATCTCGAAGGGCTCGCCGCGAAGATGCAGGATTTCGTGCAGTACCTCATCGACAACGACTCGCCTTTGGCCGAACGCTACGGCAACAAGGTGCCCAGCCATGAGGAGGCCCTCGTCATCGCCAAGCGCATGGGAGGCGCGTTCCGCACGTCGCAAGCGTGGCCGAATCCCAAGACCGTATTCGAGCGCCAGGCCAACGAAGTGGACGCCGAGCGCTTCCCGCTCAACCGCTACTGGGCGCGCTGGGCGGATGCGAACGCCATCTGGGACGGCTGCCTCGACAACGACGTGCCGTATCAGCTGCACGCGGGCGTGTGCCAGTCGGGCGATTTCATGAACATGGGCAACATCGACGTGGCGTGGGAGGCCATGACGAAGCTCGACTTCTTCACCGACATCAACCTGTGGTTCTGCCCGAACAACGGCAACGCCGACGTCATCTTCCCGTGCTATCACTGGCTGGAAGTAGACACGACGCGCGTCAGCCAGGGCGCCGGCGGGTTCTTCGGCTGCGGGTGCGCCGCTGTCGAGGCTCCGGGCGAGTGCATCTACGACCCCGACTGGAACGTGGGCATGTACAAGGCCATGGGCGTGCCGTGGAACACGAAGGACGAGTCGGCCGAGCCGTCCGAGATCCTCAACTTCGGCGAGAAGACCGACTACCGTTGGCCGAACCGCAGCCGCGTGCTCAAGGACAACGTGGACGCGTGGAAGACGGCCGAGTTCCCCGACGGACCCACCTGGGAGCAGGCGAAAGAGCACTTCCAGAAGAACGGCTGGATGGATTGCCGCACGTGGCATCCCGAGCGGTGGGGCACGTACCGCCGCCACGAGATGGGCTGGCGTCGCCAGCAGGGCGGCTTCAACCTGTATCCGCTCGTGGACGACCATCCGGGCTTCATGACGCCGTCGGGCCTCATCGAGATCTGGTCGCTCGTGTGCGAGGCGTATCTGGGCGACGAGGACAAGTTCCCCGTGTACCGCGAGCCCACGAACTCGCCGGTGACCACGCCCGAGTACTTCGACGCCGCGAAGGCCGCCGACATCGACGAGTCGAAGATCCGCAACGCCGACTATCCTGCCAGCTTGCAGGAGCACGCCGATGCGACGTTCCTCATGACCACGGGCGCGCGCCAGCCGGTGTACTTCCACTCCGAGCATCGCCAGCTGCCGTGGTGCCGCGAGCTGTGGCCCGCGCCGCGCCTGGAGATGAACCCGAACGACGCCGCGCGCCTGGGGCTCGAGCAGGGCGATTGGGTGTGGATCGAGAGCCCGTGGGGCAAGGTGCGCGAGGTGCTGGATCTGTACTACGGCATCAGCAAAGGCGTGGTGAACGCCAACCATGCGTGGTGGTTCCCCGAGATGGATTCGGCCAGCCATGGCTACGAGCTGGTGAATATCAACTGCGTGATGGATCCGTACGGCCAGGACGTCGTGTGCGGCGCGGCCACGATGCGCTCGGTTCCCGTGCTGGTGTACAAAGCGACCGAGGAGAACTCGCCGTTCGGCAACCCGGTTCCGTGCGACCCGCAGGGCAACCCGTGCATCTGCGATGCGGGCGACCCGCGGTTGAAGGAATGGATGGGGACGGGGCTGCGATCCCGCGTCGAAGGCGAAGAAGCGTGGATGGGAGAGGGGGCGTAA
- a CDS encoding 4Fe-4S dicluster domain-containing protein, giving the protein MTQYAIVTDLNRCVGCLACMVACKAVNNVPVGNYWNKVLRIGPSLKEGATSSHDVEMYYLPVQCQHCADPECVKVCPTGASHKLEDGTVQIDKAKCIGCQFCAMSCPYNVRYLNEEEGVVEKCTLCAQIVGQGGLPQCVIQCGGRARFFGDLDQGIESFEAPAVGYDTDRTYDGLYAGNRVTLGELAQDFDASTDLHHLPNVGNDPNFAFILRNRDWKGDE; this is encoded by the coding sequence ATGACCCAGTACGCGATCGTCACCGATTTGAACCGGTGCGTCGGCTGCCTGGCCTGCATGGTTGCCTGCAAGGCGGTCAACAACGTGCCGGTGGGCAACTATTGGAACAAGGTGCTGCGCATCGGCCCCTCGCTGAAAGAGGGGGCCACGTCGTCGCACGACGTGGAGATGTACTACCTGCCCGTGCAGTGCCAGCACTGCGCCGACCCCGAGTGCGTGAAGGTGTGCCCGACGGGCGCCTCGCACAAGCTGGAGGACGGCACCGTGCAGATCGACAAGGCGAAGTGCATCGGCTGCCAATTCTGCGCGATGTCGTGCCCCTACAACGTGCGGTACCTGAACGAGGAAGAGGGCGTCGTGGAGAAGTGCACGCTGTGCGCGCAGATCGTGGGGCAGGGCGGGTTGCCGCAATGCGTCATCCAGTGCGGAGGGCGCGCCCGGTTCTTCGGCGATCTGGACCAGGGGATCGAGTCGTTCGAAGCCCCCGCCGTCGGCTACGACACCGATCGCACCTACGACGGCCTGTATGCGGGCAACCGCGTGACGCTGGGCGAGTTGGCGCAGGACTTCGATGCGAGCACCGATCTGCATCATCTGCCGAACGTCGGCAACGATCCGAACTTCGCGTTCATCCTGCGCAACCGCGACTGGAAGGGTGATGAATGA
- a CDS encoding LuxR C-terminal-related transcriptional regulator, whose translation MPKPLTTARDRLRETSPRSLLNLRMLGFALARAWVYLMFLGAATSSITWNGQPLPGAAYLVSTLVLCATLFASAIFHRRFTALIGRRAFRFLGPALTTLGTLALACATLPTVPAFALCAVGSASTGIGSGLIDLGYGELYRNVDPRRTSFEAPLAFLIAAALFPAVLALPPVGACVICALLPAVSGWILFVKLKTWSSKAEPVVQPFEIHLGKFSWKIGICACLIGMADGVVRAVFITANGASVENFYRFPLLWSSLLTIAIVYGCVLLSSKTGLRPVYRSVMLVMAVFFMLLPVFTGFSEIESTIALAGYGTFNVLIWILLADISFTYRLSGVMVFGIGWGMVTLGVLLGSSLGQLVCTFAPFSPQSLSLIALLATLAILISYMFVFNENDLIALAKGDEDKGGAEPRRQRFQDRCKDVAGEYGLSPKETEIMILFAKGRSSTRIQEDLYLSRGTVTTHLRHIYQKMDVHSKQEFLDVIEGRE comes from the coding sequence ATGCCGAAACCGTTGACCACCGCTCGGGACCGCCTGCGCGAGACGTCGCCGCGCAGCCTGCTGAACCTGCGCATGCTCGGCTTCGCCCTGGCGCGCGCTTGGGTGTACCTCATGTTCCTGGGAGCCGCCACAAGCTCCATCACCTGGAACGGGCAACCGCTTCCCGGCGCGGCCTACCTGGTATCGACGCTCGTGCTGTGCGCGACCCTGTTCGCAAGCGCGATCTTCCATCGGCGATTCACGGCTCTCATCGGCCGACGCGCGTTCCGCTTCCTCGGCCCGGCCCTCACCACCCTCGGCACGCTGGCCCTCGCCTGCGCGACGCTGCCGACCGTCCCCGCGTTCGCGCTGTGCGCGGTCGGATCGGCGTCCACCGGCATCGGTTCGGGACTCATCGACTTGGGATACGGCGAGCTGTACCGCAACGTCGACCCCCGCCGCACGTCGTTCGAGGCCCCGCTCGCCTTCCTGATCGCCGCGGCCCTCTTCCCCGCCGTCCTGGCCTTGCCGCCCGTAGGCGCATGCGTGATTTGCGCGCTGCTGCCCGCCGTATCGGGATGGATCCTGTTCGTCAAGCTGAAAACGTGGTCGTCGAAGGCCGAACCGGTCGTGCAGCCGTTCGAGATCCATTTGGGGAAGTTCTCGTGGAAGATCGGCATCTGCGCCTGCCTTATCGGCATGGCCGACGGCGTGGTGCGCGCGGTGTTCATCACCGCGAACGGGGCCAGCGTGGAGAATTTCTACCGCTTCCCATTGCTTTGGTCGAGCCTGCTCACCATCGCCATCGTCTACGGCTGCGTGCTGCTCTCCAGCAAAACGGGCCTGCGCCCCGTGTACCGCTCGGTGATGCTGGTCATGGCCGTGTTCTTCATGCTGCTGCCCGTGTTCACCGGCTTTTCCGAGATCGAGAGCACCATCGCGCTGGCCGGCTACGGCACGTTCAACGTGCTCATCTGGATACTGCTCGCCGACATCTCGTTCACGTACCGGCTGTCGGGCGTCATGGTGTTCGGCATCGGCTGGGGCATGGTGACGCTCGGCGTGCTGCTCGGTTCCTCGTTGGGGCAGCTCGTGTGCACGTTCGCGCCGTTCTCGCCGCAGAGCCTCAGCCTGATCGCGCTGCTGGCGACGCTGGCCATCCTCATCTCGTACATGTTCGTGTTCAACGAGAACGACCTCATCGCGCTGGCGAAGGGCGATGAGGACAAGGGCGGCGCCGAGCCGAGGCGCCAGCGTTTCCAAGACCGCTGCAAGGACGTGGCCGGGGAATACGGTCTGTCGCCGAAGGAAACCGAGATCATGATCCTGTTCGCGAAGGGCCGCTCGAGCACCCGCATCCAGGAAGACCTCTACCTGTCGCGCGGCACGGTGACCACCCACCTGCGCCACATTTACCAAAAAATGGACGTCCACAGCAAGCAGGAGTTCCTGGACGTGATAGAGGGGCGGGAGTAG
- a CDS encoding 4Fe-4S dicluster domain-containing protein, producing the protein MTQYAIITDLNRCVGCLACTVACKAVNNVPVGSFWIKTLRVGPNPKEGGSGDWPDVEMYFLPIQCQHCADPECVKVCPTGASHKAEDGTVQIDKSKCIGCQFCAMSCPYNVRYLNEEERVVEKCTLCEQKVAQGELPQCVAQCGSRARFFGDLDQGVDNFEAPAHPQALSCDYAEMQQTRVTLKEYVEPYTEDEIHRLPDVGNGPELMYLLRSDRKWRG; encoded by the coding sequence ATGACGCAGTACGCAATCATCACCGATCTGAACCGGTGCGTCGGCTGCCTTGCCTGCACGGTCGCCTGCAAGGCGGTCAACAACGTGCCCGTGGGGTCGTTCTGGATCAAGACGCTGCGCGTGGGGCCGAACCCGAAAGAGGGCGGTAGCGGCGACTGGCCCGATGTGGAGATGTACTTCCTGCCCATCCAGTGCCAGCACTGCGCCGACCCCGAATGCGTGAAGGTGTGCCCGACGGGCGCCTCGCACAAGGCCGAGGACGGCACCGTGCAGATCGACAAGTCGAAGTGCATCGGCTGTCAGTTCTGCGCCATGAGCTGCCCCTATAACGTTCGCTACCTGAACGAGGAGGAACGCGTGGTGGAGAAATGCACGCTGTGCGAGCAGAAGGTGGCCCAAGGCGAGCTGCCGCAGTGCGTGGCCCAGTGCGGCTCGCGTGCGCGCTTCTTCGGCGACCTGGACCAGGGCGTGGACAACTTCGAAGCGCCGGCGCATCCGCAAGCGCTGTCTTGCGACTACGCCGAGATGCAACAGACGCGCGTGACGCTGAAGGAGTACGTCGAACCGTATACGGAAGACGAAATCCATCGTCTGCCCGATGTTGGAAATGGCCCGGAGCTCATGTACCTGCTGCGCTCCGACCGAAAGTGGAGGGGGTAG